A window from Primulina eburnea isolate SZY01 chromosome 2, ASM2296580v1, whole genome shotgun sequence encodes these proteins:
- the LOC140822882 gene encoding UV-B-induced protein At3g17800, chloroplastic-like, which translates to METVAAFQSSLANVSHLPPDWVARSGYTSTGFMRVAFRAPFSNASIQQGKSISISNFGIRKLVFSRKRSAVRASMKSNSDSAASPIAPLQLESPIGQFLSQILISHPHLVPAAVEQQLEQLQSDRDAEKGKEGSSASGTELVLHRRIAEVKSNERKKALEEILYALMVQKFMDANVHLVPAIAPSPPNPLTSQEEKFEHLHSPEAYEMIQYHLALILGNRPGDSNSMAQISKLRVGQVYAASVMYGYFLKRIDQRFQLEKTIKILPQGIDDGGTNIQHVIDDETRPGTESSEKAFGNAQSHPEVSSWTGGIGAGNFNGAKPSRLRAYVMSFDGDTLQRYATIRSKEAISIIEKHTEALFGRPEIVITPEGTIDSSKDEQIKISFGGLKRLVLEAVTFGSFMWDVESYVDMRYHFVAN; encoded by the exons ATGGAAACCGTGGCGGCTTTTCAGTCTTCTTTAGCTAATGTTTCCCATTTGCCTCCTGACTGGGTTGCTCGATCTGGGTATACTAGCACGGGTTTTATGCGGGTTGCGTTCAGAGCTCCATTCTCCAACGCTTCGATCCAG CAAGGGAAGTCGATTTCTATTTCGAACTTTGGCATCAGAAAATTGGTTTTTAGCAGGAAGCGCAGTGCAGTCAGGgcatctatgaaatcaaattctGATAGCGCTGCGTCTCCTATCGCTCCACTTCAACTTGAGTCACCAATTGGTCAATTTCTTTCACAGATTTTAATAAGTCATCCGCACCTTGTCCCTGCTGCAGTCGAACAACAGCTTGAACAGCTTCAGTCTGACCGTGATGCCGAGAAAGGGAAGGAAGGGTCATCTGCATCTGGTACAGAACTAGTTTTGCACAG GAGAATTGCGGAGGTCAAATCCAATGAAAGGAAAAAGGCCTTGGAAGAGATATTGTATGCGTTGATGGTACAGAAATTTATGGATGCTAATGTGCATTTGGTTCCTGCTATAGCACCATCACCACCAAACCCTTTGACCAGCCAAGAGGAGAAGTTTGAGCATCTCCACTCCCCTGAAGCTTATGAGATGATTCAATATCATTTGGCTCTGATTCTTGGAAATCGACCTGGTGATTCCAACTCAATGGCTCAAATAAGCAAACTAAGAGTTGGGCAGGTTTATGCTGCATCGGTTATGTATGGATATTTTCTAAAAAGAATAGACCAGAGATTTCAGCTGGAGAAAACAATTAAAATCCTACCACAGGGTATCGATGATGGAGGGACCAATATCCAACATGTCATAGATGACGAGACGAGACCTGGTACTGAAAGCAGTGAAAAGGCTTTCGGAAATGCTCAATCCCACCCGGAAGTTTCATCATGGACTGGTGGTATTGGCGCTGGAAACTTCAATGGAGCAAAGCCATCAAGATTAAGAGCTTATGTCATGTCGTTTGATGGGGATACACTTCAGAGATATGCAACCATTAGATCTAAAGAAGCTATTAGCATAATAGAGAAACACACCGAAGCATTGTTTGGTAGACCTGAGATAGTTATCACTCCTGAAGGAACCATTGATTCTTCCAAAGATGAACAGATCAAGATTAGCTTCGGTGGTCTGAAAAGACTCGTTCTGGAGGCTGTGACCTTCGGTTCCTTCATGTGGGACGTTGAGAGCTACGTCGATATGAGGTACCATTTTGTTGCAAACTAG
- the LOC140824058 gene encoding uncharacterized protein, whose protein sequence is MRHEHSSNGRREGSRRRHSNAQLLSKVDCVRLSGGSASSGDSQTRSLASSGFLKGHTPLETPLLDDDPKSNENLGCEDRYALNIQDVGSLRKVLGIPPEYDIKVLRPRDDCHNPASGHFTLFLEYFTGGLSFPPQPLLVEWVESLGDRFDFAAIQARKATVGRRSPLAGDSRAPVNRAVHDFRDPIRRGIPLARSEHVCGSGSNSQKKTNYSPSSKTVEIRPANGGGGEAKKRSHEGVQKKIDDEMQKNPKRIRADDEGAPSKTSRVKHIFGR, encoded by the exons ATGCGTCATGAACACTCGTCAAATGGGCGTCGGGAGGGTTCTCGACGTAGGCACTCCAACGCTCAA TTACTCTCCAAAGTCGATTGCGTCCGACTTTCAGGTGGTTCAGCCTCTTCTGGTGACTCACAGACTCGATCTCTAGCATCTAGCGGGTTTCTTAAGGGACATACGCCATTAGAGACTCCCTTGTTGGATGATGACCCTAAATCTAACGAAAATTTAGGCTGTGAGGATAGATATGCTCTGAATATCCAAGATGTGGGGAGCTTGCGCAAAGTACTTGGAATACCACCTGAATATGACATTAAGGTTTTGAGGCCTCGAGATGACTGCCATAACCCGGCATCGGGTCATTTCACCCTTTTCCTTGAATACTTTACTGGTGGACTGTCGTTTCCTCCGCAACCTCTATTAGTGGAATGGGTCGAAAGCCTTG GTGATAGATTTGATTTTGCAGCGATCCAGGCTCGCAAGGCCACTGTGGGGAGGCGTTCCCCGCTTGCTGGTGATAGTAGAGCGCCTGTGAATCGGGCTGTTCATGACTTTCGTGACCCTATCCGTAGGGGTATCCCACTGGCACGTTCTGAGCATGTCTGTGGGTCGGGTTCTAACTCGCAAAAGAAAACTAACTATTCGCCATCAAGCAAAACTGTGGAGATTAGGCCTGCGAATGGGGGAGGAGGAGAGGCAAAAAAACGTTCTCATGAAGGGGTGCAAAAGAAGATTGATGATGAAATGCAAAAGAATCCTAAGAGGATCCGTGCGGACGATGAAGGAGCACCTTCCAAGACTTCCCGTGTTAAGCATATCTTTGGTCGATAG
- the LOC140824059 gene encoding uncharacterized protein, translated as MKEKLSKLEFEMFAMRTWATWSERLSLTHKKKERSDGINADWSEILLHDFQHARLALSFTREPTKCNSPKVWVAPPEDKLRLDVDAAYNADSNNYAIGGVVRNHAGQPVLAFGRKIDKPQSITCAELLAIEGGLQIAQLHDLPIHQVTSDSLLAVQAVTRPEENLSYVGSNASDIRTLLESQSNITLNHIRRSANVVAHSIAAFFYFFLVSLRVGDWGFPSLVNSSCNERHINFSIKLQDLTVKIKNKNMDLSRWNSNV; from the coding sequence ATGAAGGAGAAGCTTAGTAAACTAGAATTTGAGATGTTTGCGATGCGAACTTGGGCAACCTGGTCTGAACGATTGAGCTTGACCCACAAGAAAAAAGAACGCTCAGATGGCATTAATGCAGATTGGAGTGAGATTCTATTACATGACTTCCAGCATGCTAGACTAGCTCTATCTTTTACCAGGGAACCTACCAAGTGCAATTCACCTAAGGTCTGGGTTGCTCCACCAGAAGACAAACTCAGATTGGATGTAGATGCTGCTTATAATGCAGATTCCAATAACTATGCAATTGGAGGGGTGGTCAGAAACCACGCGGGACAACCGGTCCTAGCATTTGGAAGGAAAATTGATAAACCCCAGTCTATTACGTGTGCTGAACTTCTCGCTATTGAAGGTGGTTTACAGATCGCTCAGTTGCACGACTTACCAATTCATCAAGTTACATCAGACTCTCTTCTCGCAGTGCAAGCAGTCACAAGGCCAGAAGAGAATCTCAGTTATGTAGGGTCCAATGCTTCAGATATTAGAACTCTCTTGGAATCTCAAAGTAACATTACCCTTAATCATATTAGGAGATCGGCAAATGTAGTTGCTCATTCGATTGCTGCCTTTTTCTATTTCTTCCTCGTCTCACTTCGTGTGGGAGACTGGGGATTTCCCTCTTTGGTTAATTCATCTTGTAACGAAAGACATATTAACTTTTCAATAAAATTACAAGATTTGAccgtcaaaataaaaaataaaaatatggatttGAGTCGGTGGAATTCTAACGTATGA